A window of Sebastes umbrosus isolate fSebUmb1 chromosome 3, fSebUmb1.pri, whole genome shotgun sequence contains these coding sequences:
- the lap3 gene encoding cytosol aminopeptidase, producing the protein MTMLLLRRTVQTAVRTKYCRSFSASQTHLNQRKGLVLGVFEKEGEEGDLHLTKAAAGFDQTLSGKLSELLKISGPALKKGKSRIFYGIHKDFPCVAVVGLGKASADVCGLENWNTGKENIRQAVSAGCRVLQDLEVNHVEVDGCGDTQSAAEGAALGLFQYDQLKSKKKTKVTTQLHGSADSVGWQKGVMYAEGQNLARFLMEAPANQITPTAFANTIEEKLAPHAERVTIHKRSQAWIEEQQMGAFLSVTRGSEEPPVFLELHYNGAPDSQQAPLLLVGKGITFDSGGISLKPSSSMDAMRADMGGAATVCASIVTAAALKLPINIIGLAPLCENMPSGKATKPGDVVTAKNGKTIQVDNTDAEGRLVLADALCYGHTFNPRAIVNVATLTGAMDVALGSAATGVFTNSDWLWEQLHKASVVTGDRVWRMPLFQHYTRQVTDSQLADLNNIGNSRSGGACTAAAFLREFVTVPHWAHLDIAGVMSNKDEVPYLRKGMSGRPTRTLVEFVAGLAHTG; encoded by the exons ATGACAATGCTTCTTCTGAGGAGAACCGTGCAGACGGCGGTGCGGACTAAATACTGCAGGTCGTTTTCTGCGTCACAGACTCACCTGAACCAGAGAAAG ggtCTGGTGCTGGGAGTGTTtgagaaggaaggagaggagggcgACCTTCATCTGACAAAAGCAGCCGCAGGTTTTGACCAAACTCTGTCTGGGAAACTCTCTGAACTGCTGAAAAT CTCTGGACCGGCTCTCAAGAAGGGcaaaagcagaatattttatgGAATCCACAAG GACTTCCCATGTGTAGCAGTAGTCGGGCTGGGTAAGGCCAGCGCAGATGTGTGTGGGTTAGAGAACTGGAACACCGGCAAGGAGAACATCAGACAGGCAGTGTCAG ctggCTGTCGTGTGCTTCAGGACCTGGAGGTGAACCACGTGGAGGTGGACGGCTGCGGTGACACCCAGTCGGCAGCAGAAGGCGCCGCTCTGGGTTTGTTCCAGTATGACCAGCTCAAATCCAAGAAGAAGACCAAAGTAACCACACAGCTTCATGGCAG TGCTGACTCGGTCGGTTGGCAGAAAGGAGTCATGTATGCAGAAGGCCAAAACCTGGCCCGGTTCCTCATGGAAGCTCCGGCCAATCAAATCACTCCTACTGCTTTTGCCAACACCATCGAAGAGAAATTAGCGCCGCATGCTGAACGAGTCACAATACATAAGAG ATCTCAGGCTTGGATCGAGGAGCAGCAGATGGGAGCGTTTCTCAGCGTGACTCGAGGCTCAGAGGAGCCGCCTGTCTTCCTGGAGCTGCATTACAACGGTGCTCCTGACAGCCAGCAGGCCCCGCTGCTCTTAGTGGGCAAGGGCATCACCTTTGACAG TGGTGGTATTTCTCTGAAGCCGTCTTCCTCTATGGATGCAATGAGAGCTGATATGGGAGGAGCTGCCACCGTGTGTGCGTCTATCgtcacagcagcagctctgaaACTGCCGATCAACATTATTG GTCTGGCTCCCCTGTGTGAGAACATGCCCAGTGGAAAAGCTACTAAACCAGGTGATGTTGTCACGGccaaaaatggaaaaacaatCCAG GTTGATAATACAGATGCAGAGGGCCGACTGGTTCTCGCTGACGCTCTGTGTTACGGACACACCTTCAACCCCAGAGCCATCGTCAATGTTGCTACGCTAACAG GTGCGATGGATGTAGCTCTTGGCTCAGCAGCAACTGGAGTGTTTACAAACTCTGACTGGCTCTGGGAGCAGCTGCACAAG gctagTGTTGTGACAGGTGACAGAGTGTGGCGGATGCCTCTGTTCCAGCACTACACCAGACAGGTGACTGACAGCCAGCTGGCTGACCTCAACAACATCGGCAACAGCCG TTCTGGCGGTGCATGCACAGCAGCTGCATTCCTGAGAGAGTTTGTTACAGTTCCTCATTGGGCCCATCTGGACATCGCAGGTGTGATGAGTAACAAAGATGAAGTTCCCTACCTGAGAAAAGGCATGTCTGGAAGACCAACGCGTACGCTGGTGGAGTTTGTTGCTGGACTGGCCCACACTGGCTGA
- the clrn2 gene encoding clarin-2 has product MPSLWKRITFSVASVLCVGSVALLVVALSTERWVTGRILCKTGAEIVNASHPELEQFIGDIYYGLFQGGKTKRCGLGNRRSKIYIFPKLVRTLNGGLHMMVILFLLVAVGFALVSLSFCIYNARKVPYQSMKGHKGLYLWNFIAALFGALGVLCFLAAVRHHSLTERVANHRENLFVLVVLEDSLDWSFWLGVGSIATHFAVCGVVAMSRIKLPKPEIKKPEEPTISALDLLY; this is encoded by the exons ATGCCTTCCCTGTGGAAACGGATAACCTTCTCGGTGGCCTCGGTGCTCTGTGTCGGCTCCGTGGCGCTGCTGGTCGTGGCCTTGTCCACGGAGCGGTGGGTCACCGGACGGATCCTGTGTAAAACCGGGGCGGAGATAGTGAACGCGTCCCACCCGGAGCTGGAGCAGTTCATCGGGGACATTTACTACGGCTTGTTCCAGGGAGGGAAAACCAAGAGATGCGGGCTGGGCAACAGACGCTCCAAGATATACA TTTTCCCAAAGCTTGTGCGGACATTGAACGGCGGCCTCCACATGATGGTGATCCTGTTCCTGCTGGTGGCTGTGGGCTTCGCGCTGGTCAGTCTGTCTTTCTGCATTTACAACGCACGCAAGGTTCCCTACCAGAGCATGAAAGGGCACAAAGGTCTCTACCTGTGGAACTTCATCGCTG CTCTTTTTGGTGCGCTGGGCGTGCTGTGCTTCCTGGCAGCCGTGAGGCACCACAGTCTGACCGAGCGGGTGGCCAATCATCGGGAAAACCTCTTCGTGCTGGTCGTCCTGGAAGACAGCCTGGACTGGTCCTTCTGGCTCGGTGTGGGCAGCATTGCCACCCACTTTGCCGTATGTGGAGTGGTCGCTATGAGTCGGATCAAGCTGCCCAAACCGGAGATCAAGAAACCTGAAGAACCCACCATCTCTGCTCTGGACCTGCTCTACTGA
- the tapt1b gene encoding transmembrane anterior posterior transformation protein 1 homolog has product MADSLSSGLGEEQEKEKEKEDRERDGKAANTEKKNKEKDGVTETLGFSDKNGGSKGKKRNLSDLSLVRFITTELTRGYFLEHNEAKYTERRERVYTCLRIPKELEKLMTFGFFLCLDAFLYVFTLLPLRVILALLRLITLPCCGVSGSRLLQPAQVCDVLKGFIMVLCYSMMSYVDYSMMYHLIRGQSVIKLYIIYNMLEVADRLFSSFGQDILDALYWTATEPKEKKRAHIGVIPHFLMAVLYVFLHAILIMVQATTLNVAFNSHNKSLLTIMMSNNFVEIKGSVFKKFEKNNLFQMSNSDIKERFTNYILLLIVCLRNMEQFSWNPDHLWVLFPDVVMVIFSEVAVDVVKHAFITKFNDISADVYGEYRASLAFDLVSSRQKNAYTDYSDSVSRRMGFIPLPLALLLIRVVTSSVKIQGSLSFMCVLLFYLGMITLKVLNSIILLGTSCMFVKEANMEEKLSDPPPSAVSSRANSRANRTKHVHISPEQEPTTDKGGISLAADISPPANTAESSAPTLPKSDSDIFLTTPDEEDDDKIINADTGLEGERVEHRTPKKDLLEIDRFTICGNRID; this is encoded by the exons ATGGCGGACTCGCTGTCGTCAGGTCtgggagaggagcaggagaaggagaaggagaaggaggacagGGAGAGGGACGGGAAGGCTGCcaacacagagaagaagaacaaggaGAAAGACGGAGTCACCGAGACGTTGGGGTTCAGCGATAAAAACGGCGGCAGTAAGGGGAAGAAACGCAACCTGTCAG ACTTGTCTCTGGTCCGATTTATAACGACTGAGCTGACCAGAGGCTACTTCCTGGAACACAATGAGGCCAAATACACAGAGCGCAGAGAGAGGGTCTACACCTGCCTCCGCATCCCCAAGGAGCTTGAGaag TTGATGACATTCGGCTTCTTCCTCTGTCTGGATGCCTTCCTCTATGTGTTCACCCTGCTGCCCCTCAGGGTGATTCTGGCCCTTTTACGGCTTATCACGTTGCCTTGCTGTGGCGTCAG tggcTCCCGCCTGCTCCAGCCAGCCCAGGTGTGTGATGTGCTGAAAGGCTTCATTATGGTGCTGTGTTACTCTATGATGAGCTACGTGGATTACTCCATGATGTACCACCTCATCAGGGGACAGTCTGTCATCAAACTCTACATCATATACAACATGTTAGAG GTGGCAGACCGCCTGTTCTCATCATTTGGCCAGGACATCCTGGACGCCCTGTACTGGACAGCCACAGAAccaaaggagaagaagagagcgCACATAGGCGTGATCCCTCACTTCCTCATGGCTGTGCTCTACGTCT TTCTCCATGCCATCCTCATCATGGTTCAAGCCACCACTCTCAACGTAGCCTTCAACTCCCACAACAAGTCCCTGCTCACCATCATGATGTCAAACAAC tttgTGGAGATTAAAGGCAGCGTGTtcaaaaagtttgaaaagaacAACCTTTTCCAGATGTCAAACAGCG ACATAAAAGAGAGGTTCACCAACTACATCCTCCTGCTCATCGTCTGTCTGAGAAACATGGAGCAGTTCTCATGGAACCCTG accACTTGTGGGTGCTGTTTCCTGATGTAGTCATGGTGATTTTCTCAGAGGTTGCTGTGGATGTCGTGAAGCACGCCTTCATCACCAAATTCAATGACATCAGTGCTGAT GTATACGGAGAATACAGAGCCAGCCTTGCCTTTGACCTTGTCAGCAGTCGACAGAAAAAT GCTTACACAGACTACAGTGACTCCGTATCCAGAAGAATGGGCTTCATCCCCCTTCCTTTAGCTCTGCTG ttgaTCAGAGTCGTGACCAGCTCAGTGAAGATTCAGGGTTCGCTCTCCTTtatgtgtgtgctgctgttttacCTGGG gatGATCACTTTGAAGGTGCTCAACAGTATCATTCTGCTGGGGACATCTTGTATGTTTGTCAAAGAGGCCAACATGGAGGAAAAGCTCTCCGACCCTCCACCCTCCGCCGTCTCCAGCCGTGCAAACTCCAGAGCTAACCGCACCAAACACGTTCACATTTCACCGGAGCAAG AACCCACAACTGACAAAGGAGGAATATCACTGGCAGCAGACATTTCTCCGCCCGCCAACACGGCAGAGAGCTCTGCCCCAACACTCCCCAAGAGCGACTCGGACATTTTCCTAACGACGCCTGATGAGGAGGACGATGACAAAATCATCAACGCCGACACGGGACTGGAAGGGGAAAGAGTTGAACACAGAACGCCAAAGAAAGACTTGCTGGAAATAGACCGCTTCACCATCTGTGGCAACCGAATAGACTGA